AATCCTCGAGTCCTCTGTTTTCGCTTTGCTGCATTGAGCATCTTTGTTCCATGTATACTTAACACTGTGAAACGGTCTGCTTAGTTTCCTTCAATTGattctaaattcaaataaaaatctttccaCCTCtccataaattaattaagatcTTATAAATTAACTCATAGCACAGTTTTTCTTCCTTAAGCGAATGGgtaaaaggaaagtgaaaaagaattaaaaaaacatagaaCTACTTACAGCTTCATTTATCTTAGGAATGACCATGTCAGTCAGCAAGAGCTCAAACCAGCTGATGCCAGGCTTGCTCCATAGGCTTGCTCCCACTGATTCAGTGAAAGGGAAAGCATCCCATCCCCAAAGCCTAATCATGCTCATGGCATTTTTGTTTGAGACTCGTCCCTGGGGACCCAACGCAGTCACGATGGTCTCTTGCCTATAGTGCCACTTCTCCTTGATGATCTTGATGGCCACCTTGTTGATGAGTGTCGGGTAGCGCACTGAGTACCAAGGCATTTGCGACTGTAGATTCTTGAACTGGTTGTTCACGTCATCGCCTTCTTGCTCGATGATCGGGATCCACACGATCTCATAGCGCTCCTCATGGAACTTGCGCTCGCTGTAGATCTTGATGAGGATGGAAAGGTCGTGAGAGGTCAACTTTAGGTCGGAAATCAGCAGCATCACATTCTTCCTCCGCAGGGACTCGACCTTATCCTGTATGTAGGGGAACGATGAAGGAGGATCAACATTTCACTCCGTTGGTCGCTACCACTAAAGTCAACCACACAAATTTACGCCAGGCCCAAAACTAGGTATATAAGTGCCACTTAGGTGAGAACAAATGTTATGTTTTGATTTCAGCAAGTCAGTTGAAAAAGAGATCTTTGACAATGACGATTACGACCATAGCATCATTGTGGTACTCAACTATGAAAATaaagtttgaccaaaaaaaaaacataaagtgTTGTAGAATCAGAGAGTTAGAAGATTGAACCGTGGTCTTCTTTGAGCCAATGTAAAGTGGCTGAGGATCGTCCTTGATGTAAACCAAGGCCTTGATGAGCTCCACATTATCAGTAGGGGCATTGAATAGTCGCTGCAGCCTCGATACTCTCTAATTTCCTCTGCATTCAAATTGAAACTGATGAGAACGTTAGTCTAATATTCAAAGCATAAATatcacaaattgaaaaattaacatTTACCCTTTTTTGCTTGTAATCTTCGTAATGTCTCTTGATAGTGTGGTGGATCATTTTCACTTTCCGAACAAAGGTCGGaagatcttttcccttgtagcTGAAAATAACAGGAAGCCctctttaagaaaaagaaaaaaaagaatgctcTCCTTTAAAATTCGAGTATGTTGAAATGCTTTTAGATGATTCAttacatattttcataaaataaaataaaagccataaaacatgtttcttttttcccaaaagaGACGCAAAGAAAGGGATCGTTAATGGCTCGTACTCATCGATGAGGCTGATGAGGCTGGTGAATTGAATCGAGCAAGCGAGGACACTGATGATGATCTGATAAACGCTGCTTGGGATGTCGATTGCTGTGGACAGCTCGGGAACGTCTTTACTGTCGTGCTCGAACTCCACGATGCACTCGGTCATGCTCAATGTGGTGTTGATCATTTCATTCAGAACTCCATACACTTGGATCTTTTGCACGTCCGAGGGCTTGGTGATTGCAGGTAACCCCTTCAATATGGCCAGCGATTCCGCGAGCTTGTCCGATGGTTGGACCTGAGTGAGTCGCCAAAAGTCACCATAGAATAGAGCAAGCGACGAAAGGGTAATCACAGCCTTATTGACCCAGGAGTAGCTCGAAAGCTCATGAAAGATCGAGATCATCGTTTCACGCACATTTTTGGTGTCTAATGCCTTGCATGTGATCTGATAACATGATGTTGATAATGTTGATAAATGGGATTAGTTATTTCTGGGAATAACTTTTAAGCAGTTTAAACCTTTTggtaactgtataaaattttaattatcgaaatagaattgtgtttggcattgtcctcaaaattgctacttcaaataattttttttaaatttttagataattttattattatttttcttttctttttttataatttctttctccccttcttcttcttcaaggttgcTGGCAACGTCATTGGAGTGCCATCGGCCCTTGGTGAGGTCGTGCCTCGTCACCTAAGCCTCGCCGACAGTTAGGCACGGCTCAGCTGAGCCTTGGTTGGGTGAGTggcctcgccagtggctgggAGAGGCCTAGAGAGGcttgcctggccaccggcgaggctcggcctcactcgatttggcgaggctgagccttgcttgctggtggctgggcgagcctccggtgagctTGTCGAACCTCGTCCTAGCCTGGCGAGCCTCCAACGAGCTCACCAGACTAGTCACCGGCGATTGGTGGCAGTGAGCGGCATACGGTGGATGGCGGCGGgagcaattgaagaagaagaaagagggaataagaacaagaaaaaagaaaagaaaagagagaaaataagtgcttgattctagaattgttcccagaaataaataatcaactttttttttaattctcgattctgtttcaaatctatttccgagaacaaaaaaaagaaaaatttgttctcaataacaaaattttcaccaaacgtatttttattCGAAATCTACTCCTACATacaaaagaattgaaattttcactACTGGGCAAATTAATAAATAGActcttataaaaataagattaattaattcTGTCCGATGCAATTTTCAGATCAATTGCTTTATCTTTCTCGTTTGTCCTTGGCcatgtcaaaagataaaaaaagcaAGTAGAAAAAGGGCCAAGCGGGGTGGACAACCAACATGCTTTTGCCCATAGCTAAATAATGCATGTCTATCATATCGATTGCTTTATCTTAATCTTTTCATCTTGGCGAAGTCAAGGCAGAAGCAAGTACAGCatgatctagagagagagagagggagaccgGGAGAGATGTCACGTCAGTCCCTTCTGTCCTTGTTAAATTGGATAGTCTtcatcataattgtacgtggcgTAAATGTACTAGTAAAATATTTGGGTCCCCACCCAAACGTTCTAGGTCCATTATTGTTGAGGAATTTCGCCTTTATTAGATAAAATAAGGAACAAATGGACAAAggtataataaaatttctaatatctAATAAAGTATGTGGTAAGTGTGGAAGATTGACTTATGTTATACACCATACCCACATTATACCTCACCCTCTAGGTGAGAAttctttttatcaatattttcacATTACGACAAATATCGGAGTGGATAAAAAATATCCGATGTAGAGTTATTTTCGGCCAATCAAATGCAATGTTGGGTTTGTTTGCGAAAGATGGTCAAATTCACTACCGCTTACACCATAAATGCACCCTTTCGATAGATTGTTAAGCTTACTTAGTAAAACCATTTTAGATTGTATCTCTCACACGCCCCCACACATATggcattatttcaatttttacctTAGGGTTGATGACGGAGTCGGCGATTGTGGCAGTTCCACGGAGGGCGTTGTCGACGAGAAGGAAGAGAGACTGGACGTCAACGTCTCCTTCGTCGGGAGCGTGAGTGTCCACCATCTCCTTCATGAACTTCTCGTCGTCGAAGATGGCAAGCAGGCTGTTCAACATGCTCTGGTCAACCTTGCTCCTCTCCCTCCGGAGAATCTGGCCGAGGGTCTTGCTCGCCATGATCTCGAATCTCAAAGAAATAGAGCAAGAGGAGAGAGGCTAGGCTTTTGAGTGTTTAGAaactagaggaggaagagagtGTGTGGGCGGTGTGGTGGGGTGAGGGCAGGCTTGTTCTATTTATAGCCGTGGAGGCAAGGAAAGAGACTAGAGATAGAAaagattaaatttgaaaaaatgtttttaggtgAACGAAAAACTATCCAAAAGAGA
This region of Eucalyptus grandis isolate ANBG69807.140 chromosome 8, ASM1654582v1, whole genome shotgun sequence genomic DNA includes:
- the LOC120287627 gene encoding protein SIEVE ELEMENT OCCLUSION B-like produces the protein MISIFHELSSYSWVNKAVITLSSLALFYGDFWRLTQVQPSDKLAESLAILKGLPAITKPSDVQKIQVYGVLNEMINTTLSMTECIVEFEHDSKDVPELSTAIDIPSSVYQIIISVLACSIQFTSLISLIDDYKGKDLPTFVRKVKMIHHTIKRHYEDYKQKRRKLESIEAAATIQCPY